One segment of Prionailurus bengalensis isolate Pbe53 chromosome X, Fcat_Pben_1.1_paternal_pri, whole genome shotgun sequence DNA contains the following:
- the TSR2 gene encoding pre-rRNA-processing protein TSR2 homolog codes for MMAGAGEDSRALFGAGVRAALEAWPALQIAVENGFGGVHSQEKAEWLGGAVEEYFFRNADLELDEVEDFLGELMTNEFDTVVEDGSLPQVSQQLQTMFHHFQRGDGAALKEMASHITQRKCKVRATAVTTARETDEDDADSVEEMEVTAMNDGAATDGVCLQPESSGPDSQTIKEEDIVEDGWTIVRRKK; via the exons ATGATGGCCGGAGCGGGGGAAGATTCTCGAGCACTTTTCGGGGCTGGCGTCCGCGCGGCGCTGGAGGCCTGGCCGGCTTTGCAG ATCGCCGTGGAGAATGGCTTCGGGGGCGTGCACAGCCAGGAGAAGGCCGAGTGGCTGGGGGGTGCAGTGGAGGAGTACTTCTTCCGCAACG CTGACTTGGAGCTAGATGAGGTGGAAGACTTCCTCGGGGAGCTCATGACGAACGAATTTGATACCGTTGTGGAGGATGGGAGTCTGCCCCAG GTGAGCCAGCAGCTACAGACCATGTTCCACCACTTCCAGAGGGGTGATGGGGCTGCTCTGAAGGAGATGGCCTCCCACATCACCCAAAGAAAGTGCAAGGTCAGAGCCACTGCAGTTACAACAGCCAGAGAGACGGATGAGGATGACGCGGACAGCGTGGAGGAGATGGAG GTCACAGCTATGAATGATGGGGCAGCTACAGATGGGGTTTGCCTCCAGCCTGAATCCTCTGGTCCAGACTCCCAGACTATTAAAGAAGAGGATATAGTGGAGGATGGCTGGACCATTGTCCGGAGAAAGAAATGA